A stretch of the Amycolatopsis sp. BJA-103 genome encodes the following:
- a CDS encoding Hsp70 family protein has protein sequence MDVLAIDFGTSSTVGVLSIHGRGTQVVEIDGSVTMSSAIYVDKDGTVFVGRDAERRARLDPSRFEANPKRRIDEGALQLGDVTLPIADAFAAVLRRVGEEAELLLQRPPAQVRISHPAGWGPDRKQVLRDAALKAGFGTTLLIPEPVAAAAHYASLNHGHRPPGPIAVYDLGAGTFDCAVVGVSAHGFAVLAEDGLPDLGSLDIDQALLVHIGREVSHSDPAQWQRILRPQAVSDRRTRRSLLQDVRDAKESLSRHQQTEIPMPEPFGDVRVSRMELEALVRPSFLRSAELLAATIHRAGLGPAHLGGVYLVGGPSRMPLLASLLANQLRITPTTQDQPETAVAFGLHHVPAGGEDSQLTVPAFAPVAAPVRQPPVQQPVQQQPPRRPQPPRWTPPPPPPGRSWQKPTTYGVIVLALAAIVTTIVLLSGGKDEPVAAPAPAPKPACDQPGVKDAQGFTDCLRRIAAVIPQRDECRDAPDAAAAMGAASAVTCVFKNDEASNAINYYQGVAMTGLEDDARRQMTKGKPVEGTWATDGLRGRYLAGVGKRSGIVLFGTEDAPLSAMLVSTRRDGTARTTQEMVDFFTAQLKP, from the coding sequence GTGGACGTTCTGGCGATCGATTTCGGTACCTCCAGCACGGTCGGGGTGCTCTCGATCCACGGCAGGGGGACGCAGGTCGTCGAGATCGACGGGTCGGTGACGATGTCGTCCGCGATCTACGTCGACAAGGACGGAACCGTCTTCGTCGGCCGCGACGCCGAACGCCGGGCCAGACTGGATCCGAGCCGGTTCGAAGCGAATCCGAAGCGGCGCATCGACGAGGGCGCCCTCCAGCTCGGTGACGTCACGCTGCCCATCGCGGACGCCTTCGCCGCGGTCCTGCGCCGCGTCGGCGAGGAGGCGGAGCTGCTGCTCCAGCGCCCGCCCGCGCAGGTGCGCATCTCCCATCCCGCGGGCTGGGGTCCCGATCGCAAGCAGGTCCTCCGCGACGCCGCGCTCAAGGCCGGTTTCGGCACGACGCTGCTCATCCCCGAGCCGGTCGCCGCCGCGGCGCACTACGCCTCCCTGAACCACGGTCACCGGCCGCCGGGTCCGATCGCGGTGTACGACCTCGGGGCTGGCACTTTCGACTGCGCCGTCGTCGGTGTCAGCGCCCACGGGTTCGCAGTGCTGGCCGAGGACGGCCTGCCCGATCTCGGCAGTCTGGACATCGACCAAGCGCTGCTGGTGCACATCGGCCGCGAGGTTTCGCATTCCGATCCCGCGCAGTGGCAGCGAATCCTGCGCCCGCAGGCGGTCAGCGACCGCCGGACGCGCCGTTCGTTGCTGCAGGATGTCCGTGACGCCAAGGAAAGCCTGTCCCGGCATCAGCAGACCGAGATCCCGATGCCCGAGCCGTTCGGCGACGTGCGGGTGTCGCGGATGGAGCTCGAGGCGCTCGTCCGGCCGAGTTTCCTGCGCAGTGCCGAGCTGCTGGCCGCCACCATCCACCGCGCCGGACTCGGCCCGGCCCATCTCGGCGGGGTCTACCTCGTCGGCGGGCCGAGCCGGATGCCGTTGCTGGCGAGCCTGCTGGCGAACCAGCTCAGGATCACGCCGACGACGCAGGACCAGCCGGAGACGGCGGTCGCGTTCGGGCTGCACCACGTGCCCGCGGGCGGCGAGGACTCGCAGCTGACCGTGCCCGCGTTCGCGCCGGTCGCGGCGCCGGTGCGGCAGCCGCCCGTTCAGCAGCCGGTTCAGCAGCAGCCGCCTCGGCGTCCGCAGCCTCCGCGCTGGACGCCGCCCCCGCCTCCGCCGGGCCGGAGCTGGCAGAAGCCCACGACGTACGGCGTCATCGTGCTCGCCCTCGCGGCGATCGTGACGACGATCGTCCTGCTCAGCGGTGGCAAGGACGAACCGGTCGCCGCTCCGGCTCCAGCACCGAAGCCGGCTTGCGATCAGCCGGGAGTGAAGGACGCGCAGGGATTCACGGACTGCCTCCGCCGGATCGCCGCCGTCATCCCGCAGCGGGACGAGTGCCGGGACGCCCCGGACGCGGCCGCCGCGATGGGGGCGGCTTCCGCGGTCACCTGCGTGTTCAAGAACGACGAGGCGTCGAACGCGATCAACTACTACCAGGGCGTCGCGATGACCGGCCTGGAGGACGACGCCCGGCGGCAGATGACCAAGGGCAAGCCCGTCGAGGGCACCTGGGCGACCGACGGCCTGCGCGGGCGCTACCTGGCGGGCGTGGGCAAGCGAAGCGGCATCGTGCTCTTCGGGACCGAGGACGCGCCGTTGAGCGCGATGCTCGTGTCGACCCGTCGCGACGGTACGGCGCGGACGACCCAGGAGATGGTCGACTTCTTCACCGCGCAGCTCAAACCCTGA
- a CDS encoding AraC family transcriptional regulator: MSGHRIPAGIVNAREASAKFGLVRHRPSPELRPFVDHHWVLRWDLSGRPAHEQVVLPNLAVNVTFFRDAAGASGPGKRPFRYLVEGKDHGIGVRFRPGAFRAFLTGPVTMISGRSVPLTDLFPEAAGVTESVRNATDDFEMVRRCEELLLAKHPVLTAAARTAIEAVETIAAEPAITRVGELSSRTGLSQRSLQRLFAEHVGTAPKWAIQVYRLNEAAARIAAEERPDYAELATALGYSDQAHFIRDFRSVTGWAPTEYARLNRVQEQESRRERFPGGSKV, from the coding sequence GTGAGTGGGCACCGGATCCCCGCGGGGATCGTCAACGCGCGGGAGGCGAGCGCGAAGTTCGGCCTCGTGCGGCATCGGCCGTCGCCGGAACTGAGGCCGTTCGTCGATCATCACTGGGTGCTGCGCTGGGATCTGAGCGGCCGTCCGGCCCACGAACAAGTGGTACTGCCCAATCTCGCGGTCAACGTCACCTTCTTCCGCGACGCGGCGGGCGCGTCCGGGCCCGGGAAACGGCCTTTCCGCTACCTCGTCGAGGGCAAGGACCACGGTATCGGCGTTCGATTCAGGCCCGGGGCTTTCCGGGCATTCCTCACCGGGCCGGTCACGATGATCTCCGGCCGTTCCGTTCCACTCACCGATCTCTTCCCGGAAGCCGCGGGAGTGACGGAATCGGTACGCAATGCGACGGACGACTTCGAAATGGTCCGCCGATGCGAGGAACTGCTCCTCGCGAAACACCCCGTGCTCACCGCCGCGGCCAGGACGGCCATCGAAGCGGTGGAAACAATCGCGGCCGAACCGGCCATTACCAGGGTCGGGGAGCTGTCAAGCCGAACGGGCCTGTCTCAGCGAAGTCTGCAACGCCTGTTCGCCGAACATGTCGGCACCGCCCCCAAATGGGCGATTCAGGTATACCGGTTGAACGAAGCGGCGGCACGGATCGCGGCCGAGGAACGACCGGACTACGCGGAACTGGCGACGGCACTGGGCTATAGCGACCAAGCGCACTTCATCCGGGATTTCCGCTCCGTGACCGGATGGGCGCCCACCGAGTACGCCCGCTTGAACCGTGTACAAGAACAAGAAAGCCGCCGGGAAAGGTTTCCCGGCGGCTCGAAGGTCTGA
- a CDS encoding ATP-dependent Clp protease ATP-binding subunit, with protein sequence MFERFTDRARRVVVLAQEEARMLNHNYIGTEHILLGLIHEGEGVAAKALESLGIALEGVRQQVEEIIGQGQQAPSGHIPFTPRAKKVLELSLREALQLGHNYIGTEHILLGLIREGEGVAAQVLVKLGADLNRVRQQVLQLLSGYQGGKESTETGSGRGEGTPSSSLVLDQFGRNLTVQAREGKLDPVIGRGKEIERVMQVLSRRTKNNPVLIGEPGVGKTAVVEGLAQNIVKGEVPETLKDKQLYTLDLGSLVAGSRYRGDFEERLKKVLKEIKTRGDIILFIDELHTLVGAGAAEGAIDAASILKPMLARGELQTIGATTLEEYRKYIEKDAALERRFQPIQVGEPSLEHTIEILKGLRDRYEAHHRVSITDGALVQAATLADRYINDRFLPDKAIDLIDEAGARMRIRRMTAPPDLREFDEKIADVRRDKESAIDAQDFERAARLRDEEKTLLGQKGEREKQWKDGDLDVVAEVDEEQIAEVLANWTGIPVFKLTEEETTRLLRMEDELHKRIIGQEDAVKAVSQAIRRTRAGLKDPKRPSGSFIFAGPSGVGKTELSKALAAFLFGEDDALIQIDMGEFHDRYTASRLFGAPPGYVGYEEGGQLTEKVRRKPFSVVLFDEIEKAHQEIYNTLLQVLEDGRLTDGQGRTVDFKNTVLIFTSNLGTSDISKSVSLGFSQGGDTANRYEKMKQKVNEEMKKHFRPEFLNRIDDIIVFHQLTKDQIIQMVDLMIARVEKQLKAKDMELELTPKAKALLAKRGFDPVLGARPLRRTIQREIEDQLSEKILFGEVQAGQIILVDVEGWNDEEGEKDDKAHFVFRGEARPSSVPDAPPVSIGAGTSEENGEAEAE encoded by the coding sequence ATGTTTGAGAGGTTCACCGACCGCGCGAGGCGGGTGGTCGTCCTGGCCCAAGAAGAGGCCAGGATGCTCAACCACAACTACATCGGCACCGAGCACATCCTCCTGGGTCTGATCCACGAGGGTGAAGGTGTCGCCGCCAAGGCGCTGGAATCGCTGGGCATCGCGCTGGAGGGCGTCCGCCAGCAGGTCGAGGAGATCATCGGCCAGGGGCAGCAGGCCCCGAGCGGGCACATCCCCTTCACCCCGCGGGCCAAGAAGGTGCTTGAGCTGTCGCTGCGCGAAGCGCTGCAGCTCGGCCACAACTACATCGGCACCGAGCACATCCTGCTCGGGCTGATCCGCGAAGGAGAAGGCGTCGCCGCACAGGTGCTCGTCAAGCTCGGCGCGGACCTCAACCGGGTGCGTCAGCAGGTCCTGCAGCTGCTGTCGGGCTACCAGGGTGGCAAGGAGTCGACCGAGACCGGCTCCGGACGCGGTGAAGGCACCCCGTCGTCGTCGCTGGTGCTCGACCAGTTCGGCCGCAACCTGACCGTCCAGGCCCGCGAAGGCAAGCTCGACCCGGTCATCGGCCGTGGCAAGGAAATCGAGCGGGTCATGCAGGTGCTGTCGCGGCGCACCAAGAACAACCCGGTCCTGATCGGTGAGCCCGGCGTCGGCAAGACCGCCGTCGTCGAGGGGCTCGCGCAGAACATCGTCAAGGGCGAGGTGCCCGAGACGCTGAAGGACAAGCAGCTCTACACCCTCGACCTCGGCTCCCTGGTCGCCGGTTCCCGGTACCGCGGTGACTTCGAAGAGCGCCTCAAGAAGGTGCTCAAGGAGATCAAGACCCGCGGCGACATCATCCTGTTCATCGACGAGCTGCACACGCTCGTCGGCGCGGGTGCCGCCGAGGGCGCGATCGACGCCGCGTCGATCCTGAAGCCGATGCTGGCCCGTGGCGAGCTGCAGACGATCGGCGCGACCACGCTCGAGGAGTACCGCAAGTACATCGAGAAGGACGCCGCGCTGGAACGACGCTTCCAGCCGATCCAGGTCGGCGAGCCGTCGCTCGAGCACACGATCGAGATCCTCAAGGGTCTGCGCGACCGGTACGAGGCGCACCACCGCGTCTCGATCACCGACGGCGCGCTGGTGCAGGCCGCCACCCTGGCGGACCGCTACATCAACGACCGGTTCCTGCCGGACAAGGCGATCGACCTGATCGACGAGGCCGGCGCCCGGATGCGTATCCGCCGGATGACCGCGCCGCCGGACCTGCGCGAGTTCGACGAGAAGATCGCCGACGTGCGCAGGGACAAGGAGTCCGCGATAGACGCGCAGGACTTCGAGCGCGCCGCCCGCCTCCGTGACGAGGAGAAGACCCTCCTCGGCCAGAAGGGTGAGCGGGAGAAGCAGTGGAAGGACGGCGACCTCGACGTCGTCGCCGAGGTCGACGAGGAGCAGATCGCCGAGGTCCTCGCCAACTGGACCGGCATCCCGGTGTTCAAGCTCACCGAGGAGGAGACCACGCGTCTGCTCCGCATGGAGGACGAGCTGCACAAGCGGATCATCGGCCAGGAGGACGCGGTCAAGGCCGTCTCCCAGGCGATCCGCCGTACCCGCGCCGGTCTGAAGGACCCGAAGCGCCCCTCCGGCTCGTTCATCTTCGCCGGCCCGTCCGGTGTCGGTAAGACCGAGCTGTCCAAGGCGCTGGCGGCGTTCCTCTTCGGCGAGGACGACGCGCTCATCCAGATCGACATGGGTGAGTTCCACGACCGCTACACCGCTTCGCGGCTCTTCGGTGCCCCTCCGGGCTACGTCGGCTACGAAGAGGGCGGTCAGCTGACCGAGAAGGTGCGGCGCAAGCCGTTCTCGGTGGTGCTGTTCGACGAAATCGAGAAGGCCCACCAGGAGATCTACAACACGCTCCTGCAGGTCCTCGAAGACGGCCGTCTCACCGACGGTCAGGGTCGTACGGTCGACTTCAAGAACACCGTGCTCATCTTCACCTCGAACCTGGGTACCTCGGACATCTCCAAGTCCGTCTCGCTCGGTTTCTCCCAGGGCGGGGACACCGCGAACCGGTACGAGAAGATGAAGCAAAAGGTCAACGAGGAAATGAAGAAGCATTTCCGGCCCGAGTTCCTGAACCGGATCGACGACATCATCGTCTTCCACCAGCTGACCAAGGACCAGATCATCCAGATGGTCGATCTGATGATCGCCCGGGTCGAGAAGCAGCTCAAGGCCAAGGACATGGAGCTCGAGCTCACGCCCAAGGCCAAGGCGCTGCTCGCCAAGCGCGGCTTCGACCCGGTGCTGGGCGCGCGGCCGCTGCGTCGCACGATCCAGCGCGAGATCGAGGACCAGCTGTCGGAGAAGATCCTGTTCGGCGAGGTCCAGGCGGGCCAGATCATCCTGGTCGACGTCGAAGGCTGGAACGACGAAGAGGGCGAGAAGGACGACAAGGCGCACTTCGTCTTCCGTGGCGAAGCACGTCCCTCGTCGGTCCCGGACGCCCCGCCGGTCAGCATCGGTGCCGGTACGAGCGAAGAGAACGGTGAAGCCGAGGCGGAGTAA
- a CDS encoding pyridoxamine 5'-phosphate oxidase family protein — MEAICDLAELERVVGSRQLPVMMKSIDRLDPHCVALLGRAPVAVLGYTGAGPRAAVVGGAPGFAVPEGPRRLRLPIPPDAVSGTGAALLVLLPGWRETLRINGTVDDGALVVEEAFLHCGKAVIRSGVWGPATASEITGTEDGPGLGPAAAAFLGTAPLAVITSRDGDGQADASPKGDPPGVIRQVGPKTVAIADRPGNRRTDTFHNVLERPHVAIVALAPGDDRVLELTGTASISADAELREPMAERGRTPKAVLLVEVEHTRLTHSAAIRDARLWDAESHVDPEELPKPAAIWTDHVKLNETAGIAAKLLRKAAGERMMRAAISVDYRQNLY; from the coding sequence ATGGAAGCCATCTGTGACCTGGCCGAACTGGAGCGGGTCGTGGGGAGCAGGCAGCTGCCGGTGATGATGAAATCCATCGACAGGCTCGACCCTCACTGCGTCGCGCTGCTCGGCCGTGCTCCCGTGGCCGTCCTCGGCTACACCGGGGCCGGGCCGAGGGCCGCGGTGGTCGGTGGCGCTCCCGGGTTCGCGGTCCCGGAAGGCCCCCGGCGCTTGCGGCTGCCGATTCCGCCGGACGCCGTGTCGGGCACCGGCGCCGCGTTGCTCGTCCTGCTTCCCGGCTGGCGCGAGACGTTGCGGATCAACGGAACGGTGGACGACGGCGCCCTCGTCGTCGAGGAGGCTTTCCTGCACTGCGGCAAGGCCGTGATCCGCTCCGGCGTCTGGGGCCCGGCGACGGCGTCCGAGATCACCGGCACCGAGGACGGTCCCGGACTCGGCCCCGCGGCGGCCGCCTTCCTGGGCACCGCGCCGCTCGCGGTGATCACCTCGCGGGACGGCGACGGCCAGGCCGACGCCAGTCCCAAGGGCGATCCTCCCGGCGTCATCCGGCAGGTCGGGCCGAAGACCGTCGCGATCGCCGACCGGCCCGGAAACCGGCGCACCGACACGTTCCACAACGTGCTCGAACGGCCGCACGTGGCGATCGTGGCCCTCGCCCCCGGCGACGACCGCGTCCTCGAACTCACCGGCACCGCGAGCATCAGCGCCGACGCCGAGCTTCGCGAGCCGATGGCCGAACGCGGCCGCACTCCCAAGGCGGTGTTGCTGGTCGAGGTGGAACACACGCGGCTCACGCACAGCGCGGCGATCCGCGATGCGCGTCTCTGGGACGCCGAGTCGCACGTCGACCCGGAAGAACTGCCCAAACCCGCCGCGATCTGGACCGACCACGTCAAGCTCAACGAGACCGCGGGCATCGCCGCGAAACTCCTGCGGAAGGCGGCGGGCGAGCGGATGATGCGCGCCGCGATCTCCGTGGACTACCGGCAGAACCTGTACTGA
- the pcp gene encoding pyroglutamyl-peptidase I, translating to MTSVLLTGFEPFGGERVNPSWQAVSLLTGRRRDAVAVELPCVFSRSLVTLRDAIDEYRPELVICVGQAGGRPGVTPERVAINLIDARIPDNAGSQPVDVPVIPGGPNAYFTTLPVKACVAGIKDAGLPASVSYSAGTYVCNQVFYGLMHLLDNDFPGVRGGFVHVPYTPEQAARTTAPSLAVHRAAEALGIIVDTALSVTEDLSTPAGTLH from the coding sequence ATGACGTCAGTGCTCCTCACCGGTTTCGAACCGTTCGGCGGTGAGCGGGTGAACCCGTCGTGGCAGGCGGTTTCCCTGCTCACCGGCCGGCGGCGTGACGCGGTGGCCGTCGAACTGCCGTGCGTGTTCTCGCGGTCGCTGGTCACCTTGCGCGACGCGATCGACGAGTACCGGCCGGAACTGGTGATCTGTGTCGGCCAAGCGGGCGGCCGCCCCGGCGTGACCCCGGAGCGGGTCGCGATCAACCTGATCGACGCCCGCATCCCGGACAACGCGGGCTCGCAGCCCGTCGACGTCCCGGTGATCCCCGGCGGCCCCAACGCGTACTTCACGACCCTGCCGGTGAAGGCGTGTGTCGCGGGGATCAAGGACGCGGGACTTCCGGCGTCGGTCTCGTATTCGGCCGGGACCTACGTGTGCAACCAGGTCTTCTACGGGCTGATGCACTTGCTGGACAACGACTTCCCCGGCGTGCGAGGCGGTTTCGTGCACGTTCCCTACACGCCGGAGCAGGCCGCGCGGACGACGGCGCCGAGCCTGGCCGTGCACCGGGCGGCGGAAGCGCTGGGGATCATCGTGGACACCGCGCTTTCGGTGACCGAGGATCTTTCGACACCGGCGGGCACGCTGCACTGA
- a CDS encoding histone-like nucleoid-structuring protein Lsr2: protein MAQKVLVSLVDDLDGTEAEETVEFGLDGVSYQIDLSAENAEELRDALAQYVEHARRAGGRKRTAIRPVAGVKAAARPATVDREQNQAIRAWARKNGFQVSDRGRIPSEVVEAYHKKN, encoded by the coding sequence ATGGCACAGAAGGTGCTCGTCTCGCTCGTCGACGACCTCGACGGCACTGAGGCGGAAGAGACCGTCGAGTTCGGTTTGGACGGTGTCAGCTACCAGATCGACCTTTCCGCGGAAAACGCGGAAGAGCTTCGTGACGCGTTGGCCCAGTATGTGGAGCACGCCCGCCGCGCGGGTGGCCGTAAGCGCACCGCCATTCGTCCGGTCGCAGGCGTGAAGGCCGCCGCCCGCCCCGCGACCGTGGACCGCGAGCAGAACCAGGCCATTCGCGCCTGGGCCCGCAAGAACGGCTTCCAGGTTTCCGACCGTGGACGTATCCCGTCCGAGGTCGTGGAGGCCTACCACAAGAAGAACTGA
- a CDS encoding TIGR03086 family metal-binding protein: protein MSEHAALIAPAAAEFAGILRGIGETELAARTPCADYDVRALLNHLLYWGPWLEAAGRKTPPPEVATGEAEAGLVGADWLDAVEKQAARLVDVFGAPEAWQGMTALGTAEMPASIIGDMVLGEFVLHGWDLARATGRTVDVAPEAAEAVFTSASAMGDQARAMKVYGEEVVVADGATTFERALGATGRNPDWRS from the coding sequence ATGTCCGAACACGCTGCCCTGATCGCCCCCGCCGCCGCGGAATTCGCCGGAATCCTGCGCGGGATCGGCGAGACCGAACTCGCCGCCCGCACCCCGTGCGCCGATTACGACGTCCGCGCGCTGCTGAACCACCTTCTCTACTGGGGCCCTTGGCTCGAAGCCGCCGGGCGCAAGACGCCGCCGCCCGAGGTGGCCACGGGCGAGGCGGAGGCGGGTCTCGTCGGCGCCGATTGGCTCGACGCCGTCGAGAAGCAGGCCGCACGGCTCGTGGACGTCTTCGGGGCGCCCGAAGCGTGGCAGGGCATGACGGCGCTCGGCACGGCGGAGATGCCCGCCTCGATCATCGGCGACATGGTGCTCGGCGAGTTCGTCCTCCACGGCTGGGATCTGGCCCGCGCGACCGGTCGCACCGTCGACGTCGCGCCCGAAGCGGCCGAGGCCGTGTTCACGTCCGCCTCGGCGATGGGTGATCAGGCCCGGGCGATGAAGGTGTACGGCGAAGAAGTCGTCGTTGCAGACGGCGCAACGACTTTCGAGCGCGCCTTGGGCGCCACTGGAAGGAATCCGGACTGGCGTTCCTGA